From Xyrauchen texanus isolate HMW12.3.18 chromosome 9, RBS_HiC_50CHRs, whole genome shotgun sequence, the proteins below share one genomic window:
- the LOC127649503 gene encoding growth hormone secretagogue receptor type 1-like — protein MYTCVNGSNCSFNCSCDNATYWGIEPPVNLFPIPVLIGVTITCVLFFFAGVTGNLMTILVVTKYKDMRTTTNLYLSSMAFSDLLIFFCMPMDLYRIWRYRPWNFGNILCKLFQFVSECCTYSTILNITALSVERYFAICFPLRAKLVVTKGRVRGVILVIWIVSFFSAGPVFVLVGVEHENGTNSWDTNECKATEYAIRSGLLAIMVWVSSIFFFLPVFCLTVLYSLIGRKLWKRKREAIGENISSRDKSNRQTVKMLAVVVFAFVLCWLPFHVGRYLISKSTEMGSPVMSVISQYCNLISFVLFYLSAAINPILYNIMSKKYRMAACKLFGLHHTPRRTTSMVKGESSVCWTESTVSL, from the exons ATGTATACTTGTGTGAACGGGTCGAACTGTTCGTTCAACTGCAGTTGTGATAACGCGACTTACTGGGGAATCGAGCCCCCAGTCAACCTGTTTCCCATTCCAGTCCTGATCGGGGTCACCATCACCTGCGTCCTGTTCTTCTTTGCAGGTGTAACAGGGAACCTGATGACTATTTTGGTGGTAACAAAATACAAAGACATGCGAACCACCACCAACCTTTACCTATCCAGCATGGCCTTTTCGGATTTGCTCATCTTTTTCTGCATGCCCATGGACTTGTACAGAATTTGGAGGTACCGACCTTGGAATTTTGGCAACATACTTTGTAAACTCTTTCAGTTCGTCAGCGAGTGCTGCACATACTCGACCATTCTCAACATCACTGCTCTCAGTGTGGAGAGATACTTTGCTATTTGTTTCCCTCTGAGGGCAAAATTAGTCGTAACCAAGGGTCGCGTGCGAGGGGTCATTTTGGTCATCTGGATAGTATCCTTCTTTAGCGCAGGACCTGTATTTGTTCTCGTCGGGGTTGAGCACGAAAACGGGACAAACTCTTGGGATACCAACGAATGCAAAGCGACGGAATATGCCATTAGGTCTGGGCTCTTGGCCATCATGGTTTGGGTTTCCAGTATCTTTTTCTTCTTGCCTGTGTTCTGCCTAACTGTTCTGTATAGCCTCATAGGGCGAAAGCTCTGGAAGAGAAAGAGGGAGGCGATTGGAGAAAACATTTCGAGTCGTGATAAAAGCAACAGACAAACAGTAAAAATGCTAG CTGTGGTGGTGTTTGCCTTTGTGCTCTGCTGGCTTCCCTTTCACGTTGGACGCTACCTGATCTCCAAATCTACAGAGATGGGCTCTCCGGTCATGTCTGTAATCAGCCAATACTGCAATCTCATCTCCTTTGTACTCTTTTACCTTAGTGCAGCAATCAACCCTATTCTATACAACATCATGTCTAAGAAGTACAGAATGGCAGCTTGCAAACTTTTTGGACTGCACCATACCCCACGAAGAACCACATCAATGGTCAAAGGAGAGAGTTCAGTGTGCTGGACAGAGTCTACTGTCAGCTTGTGA